The sequence TGGAGGAGACCTTTGACGTGGTCGAGTATATTTCGCTCCACGGCTACTTCTCCAAGCACGGTGACAAATCACGAGATTTCATGGCCGAAGCTGATCTGGTCGGCCGCTATATCGACGAGATTGTCGCAGTGGCGGACGGGGTAGCAGCTCGACGGCGGTCGTCCAAGCGGATCATGCTGTCCTTCGATGAATGGAACGTCTGGTATCGCACCCGCGATCGCGCGACCCGTACCAAGCCCGGCTGGCCCGAAGCGCCGGCCATTCTCGAAGAGCTATTCACGATGGAGGATGCGCTTGTCTTCGGCGCCGCCCTCCTGACACTCATCAACCGCTGCGACCGGGTCAAGGCCGCATGCGTGGCCCAACTCGTCAACGTCATTGGGCTGATCATGACCGAGACAGGAGGACGCGCGTGGCGACAGCCGATCTTTTATCCATTCAAGCACGCATCTGATTGGGCGCAGGGAACAGTTCTCGACATGCGCCTAACGTGCGGAACTTTCACAGCGAGCAATGGCGACCAGTTTCCGGATATCGTCAGCGCTGCCGTCCTCGCGGACGGCGGAAAGAGCCTGTCGCTTTTCTGCGTAAACCGCAACTTCGATCAGCCGATTGATCTGGTGCTAAGCTTGCGCGGTATGGAGCTTCGCAAATTGCTTGAAAGTCGTGTCATGAGGTCAGAGGATCTAAATGCGACCAATACTGCGGATGATCCGGAGCGCGTGAAACCCGTCAGAGGTCCCAATGCGGCCATCCGCGATGGAGCTTGGCAGCTGACTATTCCACCGGCATCTTGGAGCGTATTCCGCTTTTCGTCCTTGCCCAGAAGTGCAGAAGCCAGCTCAACGTAACCCTCGACATCCTGATTAAACGCACCCCGATCTAGCTGGCGACCTCGATTTAGGCCCTACTTCCGCTGCTGGTCCCAACGGTTGCAGCCGCGGCCAAAAGTTGGAGGCAGAGCAGACGTCCCGCCCACCCTGCTGCGCCAAACTGATAAGCTTTCGGCATTTTCCTTATCAGTTCGCGAGCTGACTCCATTGTGCGAACGCTTTAATGGTCACGATCGGGACGTCTGCTTTGCTCCAAAATAGCAAATCGCCGCTGCACCTAAAGTGAGGTCAGCTAAGTGCCATTGGCGAACTCACGTTCGCCGTCCCCCCGTCAAAGTGACAGCCCGAAACTGCAGTCCGGCTAATCCTCGGCTGAACCAGCCACAGATAAAAAGGGCCACCGCGGGGTGACCCGTTTGCTTATTTTTGAAGGTTTGCGGCAAAGAATTTGGCTGCTTCGGCCTTCGCTTCCTGATCAGCTTTGGCGTCATATCTGAGCGGCAAGTTGAACTTCTTGCCGAGTTCGGTCGCTTCGGGATTCGTGAACGCGTGCACAGCACCGGGATACTCGATGATCCGATAATCGGCCTTCGCTGCGTCGAAGTCCTTCTTGAGCGCATCGTACTGCTCGCGTTTCACGAACGGGTCGTCCGCGCCGTTGAGAATGAGGATTTTAGCTTTGACGGTTCCCGGCGCCGGTGCAGGAGTGTTGAGGCCAAGTGATGCGTGAAAGCCCGCAACGGCGGCGAGATCAGCGCCGGCGCGCCCCATGTTCAGCACCACCGCGCCGCCGAAGCAGTAACCAACTGCGCCGACCTGCTGGGGATTGACCGAGGGGCCTGCTTGGCGAGTTGCTCCCGCGCAGCGTTGAAGCGCGCCTCCATCGCCTTCGGGGCCATCATCACCGATCCCGAGAGCGCGCCTGCGTCCTTCGGGTTGTCGGCGGTCTTGCCGTCGCCGTACATATCCGCAATGAACGCTGTGTAGCCCTGCTCTGCGAACTTCCGTGCCTCGTTATGGATATGCTGGGTGATGCCCCACCATTCGTTGCACCAAGACAATACCGGGCCGCTTGGCCTGGGTCGCGGCATCGTAGACAACGAAGCCCTTCATCGTGGTCTCGCCGTCCGTGTAGGTGACTGGTTCTTCCTTGATTGCTGCGTGTGCGCTCGCGACCATTGCGATGGCGCAAAGCGCTCCCACTATGTTCGTTCGCATGCTGACCTCCCGCGCGTTTGGCACACACTACATTGGCATACCAGCGTTTCCTGCGCTAGGCTTGAAAGCGGTGCCAGTGTCCGCGCCAGTAGCGCGTAAATTTTCAGATGTTTAGGCGTCCAGCTTGAGGCGGAGCGTGCCGATATGCTGTTGGTCGCTGTCGTGTGACCGATGCTGTAGATGTCGCCCATGGGCCATAGGCTTCGTTTTGGTCGCCGCTAGTCGCTTCCGGTCTACTCCGATTGACGGGCGATTCTGGCGCCGCCCATGGGCATCGCATAGGGTTGATCCTTTGGGCGGTCCAATCACGCATCGTCCGATTTTTGAATGTGCTACCTAGCTCGGTGGCGAAATGTGCGCAGGAGAAGCCGGTCATGACTGACGATCAGGTCAATCTCGTCGTTCAGCACCTTTGCGAGCAATTGCACTTGGCGCTCCGACTGAAGGACAGCGAGGCGCATCCATCAAATGCCAGGGATATTGGATTTGATCCTGCCTCTGTAAGAACTGTATTGGGACTGGGTTACGTTCGGCGGGTGTAACGATGATCCATCACAAGGCAGCCAGCGGGAACGAAGAGCCGCCATGGTCCTAAACGCGAAACGCGGGGAAGAAGCTTCCAATGAATGCGGGTGGGGAGGAGTCAGAAATCCGATGCTCCAATTGGGAATGGCTGAGTCAGTGGCATCTCGGACACACTTCGCCGCCCTCGATGTCAGCTCAGGTCTTCTCGCAAGCTCTTAAAGAGGATGCCGCAACTTCCCCCCGGCAGGCCTCGCGCGATAATCGATTTCGGCTCGCAATGCGCTTCGTGTAATACTGTGTTTTGCGCGCACCAGCGGCTTTAGCCTGCGCTGTCCCCACATACAGAAAGTCGTCACCTTTGCGGCGGCCGATGTACAAGGCATCCCATTTGGCGCCACCTAATGCATAGCCCGCGATAGCTAATGTTTTGCCCTGAGCGCATGTGACCTCTACCCAGCCGTTGCGCCGTCCGCTTTCGTATCGAACCTTCACGCAGCATTGCGAATTCTGACACCAAGCTCTTCACTTGGCGTGGTCACAACCGGGCGCTCATGTACCACGAGATGAACGAGCGCAAGGCATCACTTAAGCAAACCAGGCGCAATATGGGCCACATTCTCACTAACGCTGGTCTTGAGCGCGGTGGCGTAAAAACATTTCATTTCTCAAAGATAGCGATCCTTGAGGCGCATTATTTCGCCTCCGGAGGTAGGTAAGAGTTCTGTTGCGTGGCTCCATGGCGTCGTGGGGAGGCTAACAACTGGAACAGCGCCCGTGCGGCCTTGTATCGCGCCTCGGGGCGGCTGCGCTCTCGTCCTTTGAGCAAGCATTTGCCCGCCCTGGTGCGCACCAACCAGCCCCAGCTTCGACCCTGTCCACGCAAATCGATATCGAAGGTTGGAAGTTCGTCAATCCTACTCTCGCGAAAGGTGCGCTTGAGACTCTCGTTCATGCATGGGGCTCACTTGGCCGCGACTCAACCGCTTGATAATGCGAAAGTCCTGATGCAGCATGGCCCAATTGGGCCAAATGCTTCGAAGTGCTGGGGCACATTCGACTAAGGTCGGAATGGTGGATGGAACCGTTTGATCGGGAGCGGCTTACGCGCGTGTTGGCCGTTGCCGCGATTGATCCCTCTCGCTGGACGGAGGCACTGGAGACGGCGGCGGCATGTACCGGGTCGTACGGCGCGGTCCTGTTGCCGGTGGTCGGAGCCTTGCCGATCGTCTCGGCGACTCCCTCCATGGATCGCAGCGCAGATTTGTACGTCAGGGACGGATGGCAATCTCGCGACGAGCGCTACCGTGGCAAGATCCCCTTCTTGAGCAAAGGCGTAGCTACGGACGACGATTGCATGCCCTTGGACGCCCGCAAGCGTTCGCCGTTTTATCAGGAGTTCCTTCGGGCCTGTAATCTCAACGGCTGGGCCGGAGTTCGGATTGGTCGGGGAGATCTGGTTTGGAATATGAGTCTTCAAAGGACGCCCGACCAAGGTCCTTATTCGGCAAGCGAACTGCATTGCCTTTCCGGGCTGGCCGACACTTTGGACTCGGTTGTTCAGATCTCCGCAGCGCTTGGGCTGGCAAAGGGGGAGTCTGCGCTGAACGCATTCGAATTCTCGGAACGCGCGGCACTCCTGCTCGACCGGTCGGGCCATGTAGTGCGCGTCAATACAGCGGCGGAACGACTGCTCGGAGAAGATCTGCAGATTTCAGCTGGGCACATCCGCTGCCAGGATCCGAAGTCGAATGAAGCTCTGGACGGCGCGATCCGAACTCTGTTCTGGAGCCTCGACGCCTTCACCACCGCACCCGTGGTTGTGCAAAAGCTCTCAGGCGGGCGGCTTGTCATTTATCCGATGCGGCTCCCTGGTCTCACTCACTCCCCTCTTTCTGCTTTTCACGCGATCGTTGTTATATCCGACACTGACCTGATGCATTCGGCCGACGCGACGACATTGCGCGACGTCTTCGAGTTGACAGCCGCCGAGTCGCGGCTCGCAGTGGCGCTTACGAATGGTAAGGACCTTGAGACTTATGCGACCGAGCGAGGACTTTCGAAGCAGACCCTGCGAAACCAACTAAAGTCTATATTTCTGAAGACGGGGACAAATCGCCAGGCGGTGATGCTGTCGAACCTCGTTCCGAAGAAGTAAGCAATTTGCTCGCTTAGCCCGTTTGGGTCATGCGCTCGCCTCCGCGCGCGATCGAAAGTTTGTTGATCGAGCCTCTGCCGAGACCCGGCCGCAGTAGTCCACAATGCACTGATCATCCAAACAGATGTCCATACCTGCAATTCCCAACGAATCTCCCAAACATCGATGAGCGTAATTCCGGATTGCATCAACTCTCACCCTCACCGCCCCGCCCGTTGGCCAGGTAGTCGGTGCGCTTCGCCACGCGAAATACGATCGGAGTGGCTGATGAAGGCGATCAACCGTACAACGCGGGTCGCCGGCGTTGTCGCCGTATCAACTCTGATCGGAGCGGCTGCGTTCGCGCAATCCGCCGATCAGATGCTGGAACGTTGCCGCGAGACAGTGGGGCGCTCGATCGTGGCCGCCTGCATGCAACGAGGCGGTGGCAGCCTCGAAAGGTGTCGCGCGAAGGCAACCCCAGCAGTCAGGCGATGCATGGCAGGGAATGGGGACGACGCCACCGCCCGGCAGAGCCAAGACTCTCCTGTACGCGACACAGGGGAAGGCACATTGGCCATCCTGATGCCGGGAGCTGGCGGGGCCACTCCATCCGACTTCCTTGTCCGCAACAAGGGACGGATTGGCGGGTCTGGCGTCTCGGTCGTGGTGACGACGTCGTCGGCGCAAGCCGCTGCGCTCTCGCAAAGCGCGTCCGCCAAAGGTCGCAAAGTCGTCTTGGTGGGCATGAGCCGCGGATCGATCGACGTCGCCAATGCGTTGGCCTCCGGAGCCAAGGCCAATGGCGTGGTTTTGGTCTCCGGTGCTTACGATAACGTCCGGTCGAGCATCGGGGCGCCGTCAAGACTGCCCGCAACGCTGGTCATTCACCACCGAAACGACGAATGCGAGGCGACCCCGGCGTCCGCCGTTACATCCTTCATCGCATGGTCCGGTGGCCGCGCGTCAACGCACTGGATTGACAATCAAGGAGCGCCCGTGCCGAATCCTTGTGGCCCGCGCGGCGCTCACGGCTTCTTCATGCAGGATGGAGCCGCTGTTTCGGCGATCAACGGATTCATCCGATCTCGCTAGAAGAACGATCTCCTAGGCAGATTTACAAGTCCGCATCCAATACCAGAACCTTGCAGCGGCGGCCTCAACTTAACTGCCGGAGGTTACCAATGATGACGCTGCCGCGCTGCCTTGAAGGGAGCGGACGGGAAGACTGGTTATCGGGACACACGAACCTTGACCTAGGCCGTGTACCCATAAACCCGGCGGCGTGATGCGACTAAAGCGATGTCTGCTTTGCCCCTATAGCGACCGACTTCGGGCGGCAGCGCAATATGTCGCGATGGGCCATAACCGGACCCATGCGCTGGCAGCAAACAGCGCGTCTATTCGATCACCTCGTCGGCGCTAGCGAGCAGCGCGGGCGGCACATTAAGGCCGAGCGCTTTGGCCGTTTTCAAATTGATCACCAACTCGAATTTGGTCGGCTGCTCAACCGGCAGATCGGAGGGCTTGGCGCCTTTGAGGATCTTATCGACGTAGACGCCTGCACGACGATACAAATCGGCTATACTGGGGCCGTATGAAATCAATCCGCCATTGGTGACGAATTGTCGGTAGAGATAGCTCGCGGGCAGGCGATGCTTCGTCGCCAGCGCGATAATTCGTGGGGCGTTGTTAACGGTCAAGGTATCGCCAAAGACATTTATTGCATCGGCGTGCTGGGCTGCGGCCGAGGCAAATGCGATGTCGATTTCCTCGGCCGTGGTCGCCTCAAATACCGGGAGAGCCACACCCAGGTTTCGGGCAACTTGGGGCAACTCCTCGGCTACGGTAAGCATATGAAATGGATTGCTCGGGTTGACCAAGTTCGCAATTTTCGAGGCGGTAGGAACTATTTCAAGCAGGGTTTGTATCGCTTTGCTGGTGAAGTTTCCGGGCGCGAAGAGTGATAGACCCGTCATGTTGCCGCCGGGACGCGACAGGCTTTCGACGAGGCCAAGCCGGACGGGATCGGCCACCGCCACGAATACAATCGGAATGCTGGCGGTCGCCGATTTTAGGGCGACGGCTGTTTGTGTGTTGGTGGCGATAAGCAGATCGGGCTTGAGGGCGACGAGTTCGGCCGCTAGCCCCGGTATGCGCTCGGCGTGGCCCTCGAAATATCGGTAGTCAATGATCAGGTTCTTGCCTTCGATCCAGCCGTGACCGCGCAGGCTTTCGTCGAACACTTTGAGGATCGGCAAATTTTGAACGTTGCCAAGCGTGCCGACCCGGCGAGAGGTCGCCTGCGCCCACGAACGTCTTGGCGAAACGAGCAGTGCCGCCGTAGCCGCTATGAACTTCCGCCGCTTCATTCGATCCTCATCTGAGCTTGAGGACGAGACGGCACAGTATCACGTCCCCATAGTGGTCGCACTCTGCGGATGCAAATGCTGCGTCGCAAATGCCGCGCAGGCGCAGGACGGCTTTGGGTCATTTCGACGCATTTGTCGAAGATTGAGGACCAGTTGATGTCCGCTCCTGTCCGTAAGCGCCGTACCAAGAGCGGGCCAGGAGCGTTGCGTCTGGCCGGACTACCGTGATTCAACTCCCGAACTGGGGGCTCGAATCATGCGGTGAATGGACCGCTATCAAGCCGATGCTGCCGAACAAGCCGCGTGGCGTTCCTCGGGTGAACGACAGACGGGTCCTGAATGGCATCTTCTGGGTCCTCCGATCAGGAGCACCCTGGCGCGATCTGCCGACGGCGTTTGGCCCATACACCACTTGCTACAACCGCTTCGTTAGGTGGCGGCGGGCCGGTGTCTGGGACCACATCATAGAAGCGCTTGCCACTGCCCATGATGCCGCTGTCCAGATGATCGACACCTCCATTGTCCGCGTGCATCAGCATGGAGCCTGCATCACAAGAAACCAGCGCCAATCGATGGGAAGGTCCCGCGGCGGCTTGACGAGCAAAATCCATGCGGTGGTCGATCGCAATGGTCTGCCGGTACGGCTGGCGCTGAGCCCGGGTGAGGCCCATGATGTTCGACTCGCCGGAAAACTGCTGTCTCGTCTGAAATCCGGGTCAATGCTGCTTGCTGACCGTGGCTATGATGCGGACTGGATAAGGGAGCTTGCCATGAAGAAGGGCGCGTGGGCCAACATCCCGCCGAAAAGCAATCGCAGCGATCCGATCTGCTTCAGCCCCTATCTCTATCGTGCTCGCAACCAGGTCGAGCGGTTCTTCAACAGGATCAAACAATGTCGTCGGGTGGCGACGCGCTACGATAGGCTCGCCGCCAACTATCTCGCATTCGTTCAACTCGCGTCAATCAGACTATGGCTGCGCCTTAATGAGTCCGCGTCCTAGATCAAACAGCCTCACAAACCGAATAGTTGCCTGCGTTGAGCTGCACCGGAGGAGCAGGCAATGGCCATTCATCGCTCCACGTGGATGATGCATCTTCTGGCTTGGGCAATAGCCGCCATTGGTCTCCTCGCGATCCTTTCGATGGCGCTAGGGCCGTCTTGACGGCAGTGAACGTCGCCGCGACGGGGCATTTTGTGCAGTGCGGTAAGCGAAGCGGACGGATTGCCGATCTCCCGGGAGCAACCAAGAACTGAGGACGACCAGCTCCCATGGACGAAGACTTGGCCGCACTGCTGGACCGAGCCGACGACGCGATTTCGGAGAGCAAGCGGCTTGTGCAGCAGAACCAGGCGAACATCGCGGAGTGCCGGCACTGGTTGCGGCACTTCAGCTGGATGATCAACCATCTTAAGTCGCGCCAGCGTCCGAAATCCTGAAGCGAGTGGCAGGTCTTTGGCCCTCAGCCGAACAAGGGGGCCCATTGCCACGTCGGCTACGGGCGGTGAAAGGGCTTGCTGTGCTAGGCCGAAGCTGATTGTTCAGTCTTACCATCTGAACCCTTGCGCAGCGCCTCCAAGGCTATACGGGCGTGGGCGGCTGCTTCCTGGTTGCCCACCGCTTCGATCTTTTCTAAAGCCCAGGTCAAATACTGCATAGCAACCTGTACATCAGCAATTTGGTCGGTCATAGGACCGTTTCTACCGAATTATGATCGGTTCGTCCGCACTTGCTGCGCATGAGCGAATTGCATCCGCGATGACGGCTGTGGTCAAAAGTGAACGGTCTCGTGGTGACGGAAGGAGCATGATCCGGGGTTGCTCCCCGAGTTCAGCGCTTCTGAATTAGCAGAGATTACGCAGTGATCGAGGGCAGTATTCCCATTTTGAGCCCACGGGAGAAGCGCCTCTTGCGGCGCTTAGCCCGAGGTTGCTCTGACCGCACCATTGCGGCTCAAATCGGCGGAAGAGCTGATCAAGTTGGCGAACAGCGGAAGAAGCTGCTGCAAAAGCTGCAACTCAGGTCCCAGTCTCAGATTGTAGACGCCGCCGCGCGATGGGCGTCTTGGCCATCTTACAAACTCACGAGGGCCGCCGACGAAGCGGAGGTTTTGCCGGAGCATAAGGAGAACGGCGGCTGCGAACCGCCGTCTGATCTCGGCTGATCAACACCGGCAAGGATATCGCCCGGACAAATGTACTGCCCGTAGCCGTCATAGTAGCAGCCGGGGAGGCGACGTTTAATGTACGTCCACTTCACCGCGCCGCGCGGGCCGTCACTTCCTCTGATGGCCCTGAGCTGAACGCCACGAGAGCCATTGTTATGTCTGCTGTCTGAGGGAAGCCGGACGTCGCCCGACTGAAGGCTGAGCGCCGCTTTTGACCCCGAAGCCGACACCAATCCTCGCCTCCAACGTGTTACACTGAAACCCGGCAAGATGTTCCCGGATCTCCCATGAAGCGGCGCGAGTTCATCACGCTGATTGCTGGCGCTGCGGCATTGCCGCTCGAAGCCCGCGCACAGCGGGCTGGCCGGCGATATCGCGTTGCGGCATTGGGGCCGGTACCGCTGAGCTTCTTCGATGAGCTGGGCAGAGCGGGCTTTGTCAGAGGCAGCAACCTTGAGATCGACAGCCGTGGCGAAAGCGTGGCTGCCGTTTCTTATGCCAGTGCGGCCGTTGAACTGACCGAGGCAAGCCCAAATGTGCTGATGGCGATCGGAGCCGAAGCAGGGCGTGCCGCACAGAAAGCAACGCAGCGCATTCCGATCGTGGTGATCGCGGACGACTTGCTTGCCAGCAAGCTTGTCGCCTCGATGCCGCGTCCCGAAGGTAACACTACTGGTGTCG is a genomic window of Bradyrhizobium sp. CCGB12 containing:
- a CDS encoding alpha-N-arabinofuranosidase produces the protein MAKATIILDPAFVVGKTDPRLFGSFVEHLGRCVYGGIFEPGHPTADTEGFRQDVMELVRELGVTVVRYPGGNFVSGYNWEDGVGPVDQRPRRRELAWFSTETNAFGTNEFMSWCAKARLEPMMAVNLGTRGADEARELLEYCNVEGGTALSDLRHQHGHPSPHGVKLWCLGNEMDAPWQIGAKTAVEYGTLARESAKLMRWLQPDIELVACGSSSRSMATFAEWERVVLEETFDVVEYISLHGYFSKHGDKSRDFMAEADLVGRYIDEIVAVADGVAARRRSSKRIMLSFDEWNVWYRTRDRATRTKPGWPEAPAILEELFTMEDALVFGAALLTLINRCDRVKAACVAQLVNVIGLIMTETGGRAWRQPIFYPFKHASDWAQGTVLDMRLTCGTFTASNGDQFPDIVSAAVLADGGKSLSLFCVNRNFDQPIDLVLSLRGMELRKLLESRVMRSEDLNATNTADDPERVKPVRGPNAAIRDGAWQLTIPPASWSVFRFSSLPRSAEASST
- a CDS encoding dienelactone hydrolase family protein; translated protein: MVLNMGRAGADLAAVAGFHASLGLNTPAPAPGTVKAKILILNGADDPFVKREQYDALKKDFDAAKADYRIIEYPGAVHAFTNPEATELGKKFNLPLRYDAKADQEAKAEAAKFFAANLQK
- a CDS encoding dienelactone hydrolase family protein, translating into MPRPRPSGPVLSWCNEWWGITQHIHNEARKFAEQGYTAFIADMYGDGKTADNPKDAGALSGSVMMAPKAMEARFNAAREQLAKQAPRSIPSRSAQLVTASAARWC
- a CDS encoding DNA-binding protein gives rise to the protein MEPFDRERLTRVLAVAAIDPSRWTEALETAAACTGSYGAVLLPVVGALPIVSATPSMDRSADLYVRDGWQSRDERYRGKIPFLSKGVATDDDCMPLDARKRSPFYQEFLRACNLNGWAGVRIGRGDLVWNMSLQRTPDQGPYSASELHCLSGLADTLDSVVQISAALGLAKGESALNAFEFSERAALLLDRSGHVVRVNTAAERLLGEDLQISAGHIRCQDPKSNEALDGAIRTLFWSLDAFTTAPVVVQKLSGGRLVIYPMRLPGLTHSPLSAFHAIVVISDTDLMHSADATTLRDVFELTAAESRLAVALTNGKDLETYATERGLSKQTLRNQLKSIFLKTGTNRQAVMLSNLVPKK
- a CDS encoding ABC transporter substrate-binding protein, with the protein product MKRRKFIAATAALLVSPRRSWAQATSRRVGTLGNVQNLPILKVFDESLRGHGWIEGKNLIIDYRYFEGHAERIPGLAAELVALKPDLLIATNTQTAVALKSATASIPIVFVAVADPVRLGLVESLSRPGGNMTGLSLFAPGNFTSKAIQTLLEIVPTASKIANLVNPSNPFHMLTVAEELPQVARNLGVALPVFEATTAEEIDIAFASAAAQHADAINVFGDTLTVNNAPRIIALATKHRLPASYLYRQFVTNGGLISYGPSIADLYRRAGVYVDKILKGAKPSDLPVEQPTKFELVINLKTAKALGLNVPPALLASADEVIE
- a CDS encoding IS5 family transposase, producing the protein MQLPNWGLESCGEWTAIKPMLPNKPRGVPRVNDRRVLNGIFWVLRSGAPWRDLPTAFGPYTTCYNRFVRWRRAGVWDHIIEALATAHDAAVQMIDTSIVRVHQHGACITRNQRQSMGRSRGGLTSKIHAVVDRNGLPVRLALSPGEAHDVRLAGKLLSRLKSGSMLLADRGYDADWIRELAMKKGAWANIPPKSNRSDPICFSPYLYRARNQVERFFNRIKQCRRVATRYDRLAANYLAFVQLASIRLWLRLNESAS
- a CDS encoding LuxR C-terminal-related transcriptional regulator — translated: MIEGSIPILSPREKRLLRRLARGCSDRTIAAQIGGRADQVGEQRKKLLQKLQLRSQSQIVDAAARWASWPSYKLTRAADEAEVLPEHKENGGCEPPSDLG